One segment of Treponema pectinovorum DNA contains the following:
- the alr gene encoding alanine racemase has protein sequence MRATFARIHLENLRHNINYIRTKIKPSAKMCITVKADAYGHGAVECARVAVECGVDFLAVATVLEGIELRKAGIDVPIFLFSLCQKEEIKDVVLNRLTPFIFDDEYFELFAEECKKLEITNFPVHLAVDTGMGRLGCLPEQAADKAQKILDTGVLKLEGMCTHFAVADSLKKSDIKYTKFQFENFLRAIDFVKAKGINPGIRHCANSAITLAFPDMHLDMCRSGITVYGYYPGDFTKKYFEKSGEKVFLKPVMELVSKILSIRDFEEGRAVSYGRLWYSKQKTKIAVLPIGYADGLFRRFNEIKGGLKVCIKSKPYSIRGRICMDQCMVDIADGNGINRFDEAVIFGAKENGAYFSAQELADLTGTISYEITCGISKRVPRIFVN, from the coding sequence ATGAGAGCGACTTTTGCAAGAATACACTTGGAAAATTTAAGGCACAATATAAATTATATAAGAACAAAGATAAAACCTTCCGCAAAGATGTGCATAACGGTAAAAGCGGATGCTTATGGGCACGGAGCTGTTGAATGTGCAAGAGTTGCTGTTGAATGCGGTGTTGATTTTCTGGCTGTTGCCACGGTTTTAGAAGGCATTGAGTTAAGAAAAGCGGGCATTGATGTTCCAATTTTTCTTTTTAGCCTCTGCCAAAAAGAAGAAATAAAAGATGTCGTTCTAAACAGACTTACGCCTTTTATTTTTGATGATGAATACTTTGAACTTTTTGCCGAAGAATGCAAAAAACTTGAAATAACAAATTTTCCTGTTCATCTTGCAGTGGATACGGGAATGGGAAGGCTTGGATGCTTACCAGAACAGGCAGCAGATAAAGCTCAAAAGATTTTAGATACTGGTGTCTTAAAACTTGAAGGAATGTGTACTCACTTTGCTGTTGCAGATTCTCTAAAAAAAAGCGACATAAAATACACAAAATTTCAGTTTGAAAATTTTTTGCGTGCGATAGATTTTGTAAAAGCCAAAGGTATAAATCCTGGAATAAGACACTGTGCAAATTCTGCAATCACTCTCGCTTTTCCTGATATGCACCTTGATATGTGTCGCTCTGGAATTACGGTTTACGGTTATTATCCTGGAGATTTTACTAAAAAATATTTTGAAAAATCTGGGGAAAAGGTATTTTTAAAGCCTGTAATGGAGCTTGTTTCTAAAATACTTTCAATCCGCGATTTTGAAGAGGGGCGCGCAGTTTCGTATGGAAGGCTCTGGTATTCTAAACAAAAAACAAAGATTGCAGTTCTTCCCATTGGCTATGCAGACGGACTATTTAGAAGGTTTAACGAGATAAAGGGCGGACTTAAAGTTTGCATAAAATCAAAACCTTATTCAATTCGCGGAAGAATATGCATGGATCAGTGTATGGTCGACATTGCAGACGGAAATGGAATAAATCGATTTGATGAGGCTGTTATCTTCGGTGCAAAAGAAAATGGAGCGTATTTTTCTGCCCAGGAACTTGCAGATTTAACTGGAACTATAAGCTACGAAATTACCTGCGGAATTTCAAAACGAGTTCCAAGGATTTTTGTAAATTGA
- a CDS encoding bifunctional folylpolyglutamate synthase/dihydrofolate synthase, with translation MNKNDSFIQNEEDVFCSSKIKEFENWLNSFLNFEKFPQKNMFWLDTMEYFSKKADRANLFCKTFHVAGSKGKGSTSAFIASILEQANIRTGLYTSPHILNFLERITENQKFFSQEVYEEAAEELVSLVENAESVEFLKNRPITWFELVTLYSFLCFRKAKVECAIFEVGLGGRLDATNVIKPKVCCIGPIELEHTEYLGDTVEKIAQEKGGIIKENTPVVIAKQKQSVKEVFKKIAKEKNAPIFFIDEICSNISMKIHVVSDENKSDCPDINTASKKSFPLLKMKTQIDSKIFARPLKADLKLLGDFQAENAALAAIAVKLAFPEIPESTIEKGLEKASLPGRFEILDTQKIFKELPFIILDGAHTPRSVAFTLKTIEEAKLNVKNLLFACAEDKKIDEIAELFKGFSGKIFLTIPGTVKKSDLKKVENAFSSKGIKFHSDSNYIQQIKNAIEQSKNDKSALLVTGSFYLVAEVKKYIKNLYEDLS, from the coding sequence ATGAATAAAAATGATAGTTTTATCCAGAATGAAGAAGATGTTTTTTGTTCGTCCAAAATTAAAGAATTTGAAAACTGGCTTAATTCGTTTTTAAACTTTGAAAAATTCCCACAAAAAAATATGTTCTGGCTTGATACAATGGAATATTTTTCAAAAAAGGCAGACCGTGCAAATCTTTTCTGCAAGACTTTTCACGTTGCAGGCTCAAAGGGAAAAGGTTCAACTTCGGCTTTTATCGCTTCGATACTCGAACAGGCAAACATCAGGACTGGACTTTACACTTCGCCACACATACTAAACTTTTTAGAGCGAATAACAGAAAATCAAAAATTTTTTAGCCAAGAAGTTTATGAAGAAGCGGCGGAAGAACTCGTTTCGCTTGTAGAAAATGCTGAATCTGTAGAATTTTTAAAAAACCGTCCGATAACCTGGTTTGAACTTGTAACGCTTTATTCGTTTTTGTGCTTTAGAAAAGCAAAGGTTGAATGTGCAATTTTTGAAGTTGGACTTGGAGGAAGGCTCGACGCAACAAATGTGATAAAGCCAAAAGTCTGCTGCATAGGCCCTATAGAACTTGAGCATACAGAATACCTTGGAGACACTGTAGAAAAAATCGCCCAAGAAAAAGGTGGAATAATAAAAGAAAACACCCCAGTTGTGATTGCAAAACAAAAGCAATCCGTAAAAGAAGTATTTAAAAAAATTGCAAAAGAAAAAAACGCGCCCATATTTTTTATAGATGAAATCTGCTCAAATATAAGCATGAAAATTCACGTAGTTTCAGATGAAAATAAATCTGATTGTCCGGATATAAACACAGCTTCGAAAAAAAGCTTTCCCCTTTTAAAAATGAAAACACAAATTGATTCAAAAATTTTTGCAAGGCCGTTAAAGGCCGATTTAAAACTTTTGGGAGATTTTCAAGCGGAAAATGCAGCCTTGGCGGCAATCGCCGTAAAACTCGCTTTTCCAGAAATTCCAGAATCAACTATAGAAAAAGGACTTGAAAAAGCGAGCCTCCCTGGTCGCTTTGAGATTTTAGACACGCAAAAAATTTTTAAAGAGCTTCCTTTTATAATTTTAGATGGAGCGCACACTCCTCGAAGCGTTGCCTTTACTTTAAAAACGATAGAAGAGGCAAAACTCAATGTAAAAAATCTTCTTTTTGCTTGTGCAGAAGATAAAAAAATCGACGAAATTGCAGAACTTTTTAAAGGTTTTTCAGGGAAAATATTTTTAACGATACCAGGAACTGTAAAAAAATCGGATTTAAAAAAGGTTGAAAACGCATTTTCTTCAAAAGGAATAAAATTCCATTCAGATTCGAATTACATACAGCAGATAAAAAATGCAATCGAACAAAGTAAAAACGACAAGTCAGCGCTTTTAGTTACAGGTTCATTTTATCTTGTGGCAGAAGTAAAAAAATACATCAAAAATCTTTACGAAGACTTATCGTAA
- a CDS encoding extracellular solute-binding protein translates to MKKNLKIAIIAIGVICCSFIFTSAKKPKLTKITMWYGGTVSEAGEPPADWIAYDIIREKLGIDLKLTMLPSNENDRDVKLNAAAASKSLPDVFTVNREPWLNMINNKMLASVDDMYEKMPHRTSVMYDKYAKSYTSVNGVSYGLASPGSIPRNEGLCIRKDWLDKLGLPVPVTLDDFVKVMKAFTFDDPDGNGKDDTYGFGAFVEVYPHQEGFGRRFEPIMGAFGVEGTWSMSKEHPGLNVLRPEYYEAVEFIKKLCDEKVIDPNWLVYRKDDFRASWKQGKFGCMREQNAALAAESNYEPFDKNFPNGEWIVIEPPVGPRGEKSTGCWIQGFRITAISANAEKKKDAIARLFEWMSSDEGYYLLGWGQKGVNYVLDENGVPVTKGLPDPKKGFTKPANQKFTQLRAYVFFNGDIELYSRYPTYKAPYSGKTMSALDVLKKMDSLSYTPAVGSDAMPLPDADIKRFYEQGIIEFVTGKRAMTRDSWNEFIEQFKKIGGKSWNDAGVRYAKENQLLW, encoded by the coding sequence ATGAAAAAAAATTTAAAAATTGCAATCATCGCTATCGGTGTTATCTGCTGTTCTTTTATTTTTACGAGTGCAAAAAAGCCAAAACTCACAAAAATTACTATGTGGTATGGAGGAACTGTAAGTGAAGCTGGAGAGCCTCCTGCCGACTGGATTGCCTACGATATAATTCGGGAAAAACTGGGCATAGATTTAAAACTTACGATGCTCCCTTCAAACGAAAATGACAGGGATGTTAAGTTAAATGCAGCGGCCGCTTCAAAATCTCTTCCAGATGTCTTTACTGTAAACCGTGAACCGTGGCTAAATATGATAAACAACAAAATGCTCGCTTCTGTTGACGATATGTACGAAAAAATGCCACATAGAACCAGCGTTATGTATGATAAATATGCAAAGTCGTATACGAGTGTCAACGGAGTTTCTTACGGTTTGGCAAGTCCAGGCTCTATTCCGAGAAACGAAGGTTTGTGCATACGAAAAGACTGGCTTGATAAACTCGGTCTTCCAGTTCCTGTAACTTTGGATGATTTTGTAAAAGTGATGAAAGCCTTTACCTTTGATGACCCAGACGGAAACGGCAAGGACGACACCTATGGTTTTGGCGCCTTTGTAGAAGTATATCCGCATCAAGAGGGATTTGGTAGAAGATTTGAGCCGATAATGGGTGCTTTTGGAGTTGAAGGAACGTGGTCTATGTCAAAAGAACATCCAGGTTTAAATGTTTTACGCCCTGAATATTACGAAGCGGTTGAATTCATAAAAAAACTCTGCGATGAAAAAGTTATAGATCCAAACTGGCTTGTCTACAGAAAAGACGATTTTAGGGCGAGCTGGAAGCAGGGAAAATTCGGTTGCATGAGAGAGCAAAACGCAGCCCTCGCAGCAGAAAGCAATTACGAGCCTTTTGATAAAAATTTTCCAAATGGTGAATGGATTGTAATAGAACCACCTGTAGGACCACGCGGAGAAAAATCAACTGGGTGTTGGATTCAAGGATTTAGGATAACTGCAATAAGTGCAAACGCAGAAAAAAAGAAGGACGCGATTGCAAGGCTTTTTGAATGGATGAGCAGCGACGAAGGATATTATCTTTTGGGCTGGGGACAAAAAGGCGTAAACTATGTTTTGGATGAAAACGGTGTTCCTGTTACAAAGGGACTTCCAGATCCAAAAAAAGGCTTTACAAAACCTGCGAATCAAAAGTTTACACAGCTTAGAGCGTATGTATTTTTTAATGGAGATATAGAGCTTTATTCGCGCTATCCTACATACAAAGCGCCTTATTCAGGAAAAACTATGTCCGCTCTCGACGTTTTAAAAAAGATGGATAGCCTTTCCTATACTCCTGCTGTAGGAAGCGATGCAATGCCTTTGCCAGATGCTGACATAAAAAGATTTTACGAGCAGGGAATTATTGAGTTTGTTACAGGAAAAAGAGCGATGACGAGAGATTCATGGAACGAATTTATTGAACAATTTAAGAAAATCGGTGGAAAGAGTTGGAATGATGCAGGCGTAAGATACGCTAAAGAGAATCAACTTCTTTGGTAA
- the trpS gene encoding tryptophan--tRNA ligase has product MAQIQESFVEESNAEKILAEAVKKSEEIEKDIAINPKKYKVLTGDRPTGRLHIGHYFGSLKNRVRLSKMGVPTMILIADYQVLTDHDAFESISQNTKQLVIDYLAAGIEVSDDVFIYPHSHVPEANQLMIPFLTLVSSAELDRNPTVKDEILKSGMKSVNAGMLTYPVHQAVDILFCKGNVVPVGKDQLPHLEVARLIAKRFNKKFSPEKPIFPEPHALLSKTPMILGLDGASKMSKSLGNTIMLCATEDETAKAIKKAKTDQERHITYEPETRPEVANLLRIISLCTGEEPQAIAERIGDGGGGMLKNTLTEVLNEELRPLRQKRAELEKDETYIKKVLNDGVFKARQIASKTLEEVRTAMNMNI; this is encoded by the coding sequence ATGGCTCAAATCCAAGAATCTTTTGTAGAAGAATCAAATGCTGAAAAAATACTTGCAGAAGCGGTAAAAAAATCAGAAGAAATTGAAAAAGACATTGCAATAAATCCTAAAAAATACAAGGTTTTAACAGGTGATCGCCCTACAGGAAGGCTCCACATAGGACATTACTTTGGCTCGTTGAAAAATCGCGTAAGGCTTTCTAAAATGGGCGTTCCGACTATGATTTTGATTGCAGATTATCAGGTTTTAACGGATCACGATGCCTTTGAAAGCATAAGCCAAAATACAAAACAACTCGTAATAGACTATCTTGCAGCAGGAATTGAGGTTAGCGACGATGTTTTTATCTATCCGCACAGCCATGTTCCAGAAGCGAATCAACTTATGATTCCTTTTTTGACGCTTGTTTCCAGTGCAGAATTGGATAGAAATCCAACAGTTAAGGATGAAATTCTAAAATCAGGAATGAAGTCTGTAAATGCGGGAATGCTCACTTATCCTGTTCACCAAGCGGTTGATATTCTTTTTTGCAAGGGCAATGTTGTTCCTGTTGGAAAAGACCAGCTTCCTCATCTGGAAGTTGCAAGGCTTATCGCAAAGCGCTTTAATAAAAAATTTTCTCCTGAAAAACCGATTTTCCCTGAACCGCACGCCTTGCTTTCAAAAACACCTATGATTTTGGGGCTCGACGGTGCAAGCAAGATGTCTAAATCGCTTGGAAACACGATAATGCTTTGTGCAACAGAAGATGAAACAGCAAAGGCTATAAAAAAAGCAAAGACAGATCAGGAGCGCCACATCACTTATGAGCCAGAAACTCGCCCAGAAGTTGCAAATCTATTGAGGATAATTTCCCTTTGTACAGGAGAAGAGCCACAAGCGATTGCCGAGCGCATAGGAGATGGCGGAGGCGGAATGCTAAAAAATACACTTACAGAAGTCTTAAATGAAGAATTGCGTCCACTTCGCCAAAAAAGAGCAGAACTTGAAAAAGATGAAACTTACATCAAAAAAGTTCTTAACGACGGAGTTTTTAAAGCAAGACAAATTGCAAGCAAAACACTCGAAGAAGTTAGAACTGCAATGAATATGAATATCTAA
- the uvrA gene encoding excinuclease ABC subunit UvrA, which translates to MEEKKINAINKVEGEKIVIRGAREHNLKNINVEIPRNKLVVISGLSGSGKSSLAFDTLFAEGQRRYMESLSSYARQFLGSMDKPDVDLIEGLSPAISIEQKTTHNNPRSTVGTVTEIYDYYRLLFARIGHAHCPNCGREIKEQSDDQIINSILSWGEGTKITLLAPVIHGKKGEHQKIIEDAQNSGFVRARIDGLMVELSDSIKLDKQKKHSIEIVVDRIVLKDDIRKRLAESVETALKTSNGILIVLKRIEDTSEKGFKEEEVFFSQKNSCPDCGISIPELQPRLFSFNNPFGACPECTGIGEKMEWDEKKIMPDSSLSFNKGVFPFFNPDSEWNAAMFGAIAQANGWTLDTPIKDLTKKQFSSLWNGDLTKNIRWIYKKQSGEGFSEYNRPWIGVLAEMKRRHNEAWGEAQRVRMEEKYMSVSECSSCHGKRLRKEALGVTIGNKNIIELCDFSVAESLAFFENIKLSKTEELIAGQLFKEIKSRLNFLKNVGLDYLTLSRSAGTLSGGEAQRIRLATQIGSGLTGVMYILDEPSIGLHQRDNERLINTLTYLRDLKNTVIVVEHDEQTLRTADWVVDIGPGAGVHGGKVMASGTPFQVMQVENSITGQYLAGKINMTLPSVRRSGNSNFICINGVREHNLKNISVKIPLGTFTCITGVSGSGKSTLLSDVFYPVVSNALMRTQYKAGLHDSVTGIENIDKVINIDQSPIGRTPRSNPVTYVGVFDAIRDLYSSLPESKSHGYTPGRFSFNVKGGRCEKCQGAGTLTIEMNFLPDVFIQCDVCHGHRFNQETLDIRYKGKNISDVLDMTIEEAADFFASIPHVSRKLETLKNVGLGYIKLGQSALTLSGGEAQRVKLATELARPSTGKTLYILDEPTTGLHFADVKILMDVIQKLVDKGNSVVMIEHNLDVIAQADYIIDLGPEGGTRGGQVVDFGTPEELAERYEKTGSWTGKYINQTLKSLRGE; encoded by the coding sequence TTGGAAGAAAAAAAAATTAACGCAATAAACAAAGTAGAAGGCGAAAAAATTGTAATTCGCGGAGCGCGCGAGCATAATCTTAAAAACATAAATGTGGAAATTCCGCGCAACAAGCTCGTCGTAATTTCTGGGCTTTCTGGTTCTGGAAAATCCTCATTGGCTTTTGACACGCTTTTTGCAGAAGGTCAAAGGCGATATATGGAATCCCTTTCTTCCTATGCACGCCAGTTTTTAGGCAGCATGGATAAACCAGATGTCGATTTAATCGAAGGGCTTTCGCCTGCAATTTCAATCGAACAGAAGACCACTCACAACAATCCCCGCTCTACAGTTGGAACCGTTACAGAGATTTACGATTATTACAGGCTTTTGTTTGCAAGAATTGGTCATGCTCATTGTCCAAATTGCGGAAGGGAAATAAAAGAGCAGTCAGACGACCAGATAATCAATTCGATATTGAGTTGGGGAGAAGGAACAAAGATAACGCTTTTGGCTCCTGTAATTCACGGGAAAAAAGGCGAACATCAAAAAATCATAGAAGACGCTCAAAATTCTGGCTTTGTTCGCGCAAGAATTGACGGTCTTATGGTTGAACTTTCAGATTCCATAAAACTCGACAAGCAAAAAAAACACAGCATAGAAATCGTCGTTGACAGAATCGTTTTAAAAGATGATATAAGAAAAAGACTTGCAGAATCTGTAGAAACGGCTTTAAAAACTTCAAATGGAATTTTAATTGTCCTAAAAAGGATAGAAGACACCAGCGAAAAAGGTTTTAAAGAGGAAGAGGTATTTTTCTCGCAAAAAAATTCCTGCCCAGACTGCGGAATCTCTATTCCAGAATTGCAGCCAAGGCTTTTTTCATTTAACAATCCGTTTGGTGCTTGTCCTGAATGTACTGGCATCGGCGAAAAAATGGAATGGGATGAAAAAAAGATTATGCCTGATTCTTCCCTAAGTTTTAACAAGGGAGTTTTTCCGTTTTTTAACCCAGACAGCGAATGGAATGCAGCGATGTTTGGAGCAATTGCACAGGCAAATGGCTGGACTTTAGACACTCCTATAAAGGATTTGACAAAAAAGCAATTTTCTTCGCTTTGGAATGGAGATTTAACAAAGAATATCCGTTGGATTTATAAAAAGCAAAGCGGCGAAGGATTTTCTGAATATAATAGGCCTTGGATTGGTGTGCTTGCAGAGATGAAAAGGCGACACAATGAGGCATGGGGCGAAGCTCAGAGAGTGCGCATGGAAGAAAAATACATGTCTGTTTCTGAGTGTTCAAGTTGCCATGGAAAAAGGCTTAGAAAAGAAGCGCTCGGAGTTACGATTGGCAATAAGAACATAATTGAACTGTGCGATTTTAGCGTTGCAGAAAGTCTTGCTTTTTTTGAAAACATAAAACTTTCTAAAACCGAAGAATTGATTGCAGGTCAGCTTTTTAAAGAGATAAAATCTCGTCTGAACTTTTTAAAAAATGTCGGGCTCGATTATCTTACTTTGAGCCGCTCAGCAGGAACTTTGTCTGGTGGCGAAGCGCAGAGAATCCGACTTGCAACACAGATTGGCTCTGGTCTTACTGGTGTTATGTATATTTTGGATGAGCCTAGCATCGGGCTTCATCAGCGTGATAATGAACGCTTGATAAACACCTTGACCTATCTTAGAGATTTAAAAAATACCGTTATAGTTGTTGAGCACGATGAACAGACTTTGCGTACTGCCGATTGGGTTGTAGATATTGGACCTGGGGCTGGGGTTCATGGTGGCAAAGTTATGGCAAGCGGCACACCGTTTCAGGTTATGCAGGTTGAAAACAGCATTACAGGTCAGTATCTTGCAGGAAAGATAAATATGACCCTTCCTTCTGTTCGCCGCAGCGGAAATTCAAACTTTATCTGCATAAACGGAGTTCGAGAACACAATCTAAAAAATATAAGCGTAAAAATACCATTGGGAACATTCACCTGTATAACTGGCGTAAGCGGTTCAGGAAAATCAACCTTATTGAGCGATGTATTTTATCCTGTAGTTTCTAACGCATTGATGAGAACTCAATACAAAGCAGGACTTCACGACAGCGTAACAGGAATTGAAAATATCGACAAAGTTATAAATATAGACCAAAGTCCAATTGGACGTACTCCGCGTTCAAATCCTGTAACTTATGTTGGTGTTTTTGACGCAATAAGGGATTTATACAGCAGCCTTCCAGAGTCAAAATCTCACGGTTATACGCCAGGACGCTTTAGTTTTAATGTAAAAGGCGGAAGGTGCGAAAAATGTCAGGGTGCAGGAACTCTTACAATCGAAATGAATTTTTTGCCTGATGTTTTTATTCAGTGCGATGTTTGCCATGGGCATCGTTTTAATCAGGAAACTTTGGACATTCGCTATAAAGGAAAAAACATTTCGGATGTGCTTGATATGACGATAGAAGAAGCTGCGGATTTTTTTGCTTCCATTCCACATGTATCGCGTAAGCTTGAAACTCTAAAAAATGTAGGTCTTGGATATATAAAACTCGGTCAGAGCGCTTTAACTCTTTCTGGGGGAGAAGCTCAAAGGGTAAAACTTGCAACAGAACTTGCACGTCCTTCAACAGGAAAAACTCTTTACATTTTGGACGAACCTACTACAGGACTCCATTTTGCTGATGTAAAGATTTTGATGGATGTTATTCAAAAACTTGTCGATAAAGGCAATTCCGTCGTCATGATAGAACACAACCTTGATGTTATAGCTCAAGCAGATTATATAATCGATTTAGGTCCAGAAGGTGGCACAAGAGGTGGGCAGGTTGTAGATTTTGGAACTCCGGAAGAATTGGCAGAACGCTACGAAAAAACTGGCAGCTGGACTGGTAAATATATCAATCAAACCTTGAAAAGTTTGCGTGGAGAGTAG